The Medicago truncatula cultivar Jemalong A17 chromosome 4, MtrunA17r5.0-ANR, whole genome shotgun sequence genome includes a region encoding these proteins:
- the LOC112421389 gene encoding TIMELESS-interacting protein: MSGSGTATGCYKCGRPGHWSRDCPFTSPASNSNLNPNPNATTSTADPPPPTSTFKPSGPRSAVEKPKKPPRTRPKLTPELLLSDDGLGYVLRYFPRNFKYHGRGHEVRDLGKLLHLYSDWHSRLLPYYSFNQFVNKVEKVAATRRVKTSLRELRERVANGGDPSKLREPPVVDDVPDGEQENGEASHQDNEMFAEPETVNNIQEDLFNDIYDKATEEPSQPVQNVISVSTDPKSSTTEKTSNEVPNNGTSLSSSAEITAEQRARMEANRLKALERRAAKASIPQSS, encoded by the exons atgtcAGGATCCGGAACAGCAACAGGTTGTTACAAATGCGGCAGACCTGGTCACTGGTCACGCGACTGTCCTTTCACCTCCCCCGCTTCCAATTCCAATCTCAATCCAAACCCTAACGCCACCACCTCCACCGCCGATCCACCTCCACCTACCTCCACCTTCAAACCCTCCGGACCCAGATCCGCTGTCGAAAAACCCAAAAAGCCTCCACGTACCCGCCCCAAACTCACTCCCGAGCTTCTTCTATCTGATGATGGCCTCGGTTATGTTCTTCGCTATTTCCCTCGCAACTTCAAATACCACGGTCGCGGCCATGAG GTTCGTGATTTGGGTAAGTTGCTTCACTTATACTCTGACTGGCACTCTCGTTTGCTACCTTATTACTCTTTCAATCAATTTGTCAATAAAGTTGAGAAAGTTGCTGCTACAAGACGTGTTAAG ACTAGCCTTAGAGAATTAAGAGAAAGAGTTGCAAATGGCGGGGATCCATCAAAATTGCGTGAACCACCAGTTGTGGACGATGTCCCAGATGGTGAACAAG AAAATGGGGAAGCAAGTCATCAAGACAATGAGATGTTTGCAGAACCTGAAACTGTTAACAACATTCAAGAAGATTTGTTCaatgatatatatgataaagCTACCGAA GAACCTTCTCAGCCCGTGCAAAATGTGATTTCTGTGAGTACTGATCCCAAAAGTAGCACAACTGAAAAGACATCAAATGAAGTCCCAAATAATGGAACCAGTCTGTCCAGCAGTGCTGAGATAACAGCAGAGCAGAGAGCCCGTATGGAAGCAAATAGGTTGAAGGCACTAGAAAGGCGTGCAGCTAAAGCCAGCATACCACAGTCTTCCTAG
- the LOC11443644 gene encoding uncharacterized protein isoform X2 yields MVVQENVHAQIKAFCTFMDAVFLPNEKKVNDVSFELSQQTKILPQHSDLRSANGVPKQRLISQVELSQKLKDELGYTLNVKPSQISHKDAGQGLFLDGVVDVGAVVAFYPGVVYSPAYYHHIPGYLDEQNPYLITRHDGNVIDAQLWGRGGDKKELWNGRKMVDEKGSQVDNSDDVLERRNPLALAHFANHPSKGMLPNVMICPYDFPLIENDMRAYIPNVLFGNAAEENTERFGSFWFKSRVPRNNESHVPTTLKTVVLVATRALQDEELLLNYRLGNTKRCPEWYAPVDEEEIIEE; encoded by the exons ATGGTAGTACAAGAAAATGTTCATGCTCAAATTAAAGCATTTTGCACATTTATGGATGCAGTTTTCCTTCCAAATGAAAAGAAGGTGAATGACGTCTCCTTCGAGTTATCTCAACAAACAAAGATTTTACCTCAACATAGTGATCTTAGATCTGCCAATG GTGTCCCGAAACAAAGATTGATAAGCCAAGTTGAACTATCACAGAAACTAAAGGATGAACTTGGTTACACGCTTAATGTTAAACCTTCTCAAATATCTCACAAGGACGCTGGCCAAGGTCTATTTTTAGATGGTGTAGTAGATGTTGGTGCTGTAGTAGCCTTTTATCCTGGTGTAGTCTACTCTCCAGCGTATTATCATCATATTCCTGGATATCTTGATGAGCAGAACCCCTATTTGATTACAAGACATGATGGGAATGTCATTGACGCCCAACTTTGGGGTCGTGGAGGTGACAAGAAAGAACTGTGGAATGGTAGAAAAATGGTAGATGAGAAAGGCTCTCAAGTAGATAATAGTGATGATGTACTCGAGCGCAGAAATCCATTAGCCCTAGCACATTTTGCTAATCACCCTTCAAAAGGAATGCTTCCAAATGTCATGATTTGCCCTTATGACTTTCCATTGATTGAAAATGACATGAGAGCTTATATTCCTAATGTATTATTTGGAAATGCAGCAGAAGAAAATACGGAAAGATTTGGAAGTTTTTGGTTCAAATCTAGAGTTCCAAGAAATAACGAGTCACATGTTCCTACTACCCTGAAAACTGTTGTTTTGGTAGCAACTAGGGCTCTTCAAGATGAGGAACTTCTCCTGAACTACAGGCTGGGCAACACGAAGCGGTGTCCTGAATGGTATGCTCCAGTAGACGAAGAAGAGATTATAGAAGAGTGA